Proteins from one Drosophila gunungcola strain Sukarami chromosome 3R, Dgunungcola_SK_2, whole genome shotgun sequence genomic window:
- the LOC128266578 gene encoding ionotropic receptor 93a, with the protein MSCDEHLRSFSTPNRKPSITNHSSGLFTFSPINFSWDLHTLSASRWFGFNWVWFYQQGNLVASWTLPSQLPFGNPTVMRSSACLLLLVGLQFYILVPTEANDFSSFLSANASLAIVVDHDYMTTHGQNIMAHFEKILSDIIRENLKNGGINVRYFSWNSVRLKKDFLAAITVTDCENTWKFYKSTQETSVLLIAITDSDCPRLPLNRALMIPIVEHGDEFPQVILDAKVQQILNWKTAVVFVDQTILDDNSVLVKSIVHESTTNHITPISLILYKIDDSLRGQQKRAALRRALAQFAPSKHEEKRQQFLVVSAFHEDIIEIAETLNMFHVGNQWMFFVLDKVRRDFDAATVTSNLDEGANIAFALNETLPDCQDTLNCTISELSLALVTSISKMTVEEESIYGEISDEEWESIRFTKQEKQAEILEYMKDYLKANAKCSSCARWRIETAITWGKSQEHRKYRADLAHTRDARNRNFEFINIGYWSPLLGFVCQELAFPHVEHHFRNITMDILTVHNPPWQILTKNSHGVIVEHTGIVMEIIKELSRALNFSYYLHEAGEEYSLSTMNTNESDELLGSMTFRIPYRVVEMVQNNQFFIAAVAATVEDPDLKPFNYTLPISVQKYSFITRKPDEVSRIYLFTAPFTMETWLCLVGIILLTAPMLYAINRLTPLKEMQIRGLSTMNSCFWYIFGALLQQGGMYLPRADSGRLVVGFWWIVVIVLVTTYCGNLVAFLTFPKFQPGVDYLHQLERHKAISQYGLRNGTFFERYVQTSTREDFKHYMSLARIYGSGQDEDIEAVKRGQRINIDWRINLQLIVQQHFERDKECRFALGKENFVDEQIAMIVPSRSAYLHLVNRHINSMFRMGFIERWHQMNLPSADKCIGKGAQRQVTNHKVNMDDMQGCFLVLLLGFSAALLIVCFEFWYRRFRASRKRRVFTN; encoded by the exons ATGTCCTGCGATGAACACCTGCGTTCGTTTTCGACGCCTAACCGCAAACCGTCAATCACTAATCACTCTTCAGGCTTGTTCACTTTCTCGCCAATCAATTTTTCATGGGACCTGCACACGCTCAGTGCAAGTCGGTGGTTTGGTTTTAATTGGGTTTGGTTTTATCAGCAAGGTAACCTCGTTGCCTCGTGGACTTTGCCTTCTCAGTTGCCTTTTGGAAACCCTACAGTCATGCGGTCATCGGCTTGTCTTTTGCTCCTAGTTGGACTGCAGTTCTACATCCTGGTTCCAACAGAGGCCAATGACTTTTCCTCTTTTCTGAGCGCCAACGCCTCGCTGG CCATTGTGGTGGACCACGATTACATGACCACACATGGCCAAAACATAATGGCCCACTTTGAGAAAATCCTGAGCGACATAATCCGTGAGAATCTGAAGAACGGTGGCATAAACGTACGATATTTCAGCTGGAACTCAGTGCGTTTGAAGAAGG ATTTTTTGGCCGCCATTACGGTGACGGATTGCGAGAACACATGGAAATTTTACAAGAGCACTCAGGAAACTTCAGTTCTATTGATCGCCATCACAGACTCTGACTGTCCTCGGCTGCCCCTGAATCGTGCTCTGATG ATACCCATCGTTGAGCACGGCGATGAGTTCCCCCAAGTCATACTCGATGCCAAGGTTCAGCAGATTCTCAACTGGAAAACAGCAGTGGTTTTTGTGGATCAAACAATAT TGGATGATAACTCGGTCCTGGTTAAGTCAATTGTGCATGAAAGCACCACCAATCACATCACTCCAATCTCATTGATCCTCTACAAAATCGACGACTCCCTGAGGGGCCAACAGAAACGAGCCGCCCTACGCCGAGCACTGGCCCAATTTGCTCCCAGCAAACACGAAGAGAAGCGCCAGCAGTTCCTGGTGGTATCCGCCTTTCACGAGGACATCATCGAAATAGCCGAGACCCTCAACATGTTCCACGTGGGCAACCAGTGGATGTTCTTTGTGCTGGACAAGGTGCGTCGGGACTTTGACGCCGCCACCGTGACCAGCAACCTGGACGAGGGCGCCAACATAGCCTTCGCCCTCAACGAGACCCTGCCCGACTGCCAGGACACATTGAACTGCACCATCTCCGAGCTGAGTCTCGCCCTGGTGACCTCCATTTCCAAGATGACCGTCGAGGAAGAGTCCATATACGGCGAGATCTCTGACGAGGAGTGGGAGTCCATACGCTTTACGAAGCAGGAGAAGCAAGCGGAGATCCTCGAGTACATGAAG GATTACCTGAAGGCCAATGCCAAGTGCTCCAGTTGTGCCAGATGGCGCATAGAGACGGCCATTACTTGGGGCAAAAGTCAGGAGCACCGCAAGTACCGCGCAG ATTTAGCCCACACACGCGATGCTCGGAACCGAAACTTCGAGTTCATCAACATTGGCTACTGGAGTCCTTTGCTGGGATTCGTCTGCCAGGAGTTGGCCTTTCCACACGTCGAGCACCATTTTCGCAACATCACCATGGACATTCTGACCGTGCAC AATCCACCCTGGCAAATTCTAACCAAGAACAGCCATGGAGTCATTGTGGAGCACACGGGAATCGTTATGGAGATCATCAAGGAACTGAGTCGGGCCCTAAATTTCAGTTACTATCTTCACGAAGCCGGGGAAGAGTATTCCCTTAGCACGATGAACACCAATGAAAGC GATGAGCTTTTGGGATCGATGACGTTTCGGATTCCGTACCGCGTGGTAGAGATGGTGCAGAACAATCAGTTCTTTATCGCCGCCGTGGCAGCCACCGTGGAGGATCCCGACCTGAAGCCCTTCAACTACACCCTGCCCATCAGTGTGCAGAAGTACTCCTTCATCACCCGCAAACCGGATGAGGTGTCTCGCATATATCTCTTCACGGCTCCCTTCACCATGGAGACTTGGCTCTGCCTAGTGGGCATCATCCTGCTCACAGCTCCCATGCTTTATGCCATTAACCGCCTGACTCCGCTAAAAGAGATGCAAATCAGGGGCTTGTCCACGATGAATAGCTGTTTTTGGTACATTTTTGGGGCTTTGTTGCAACAGG GAGGCATGTATTTGCCGCGAGCAGACAGTGGCCGCTTGGTGGTGGGCTTCTGGTGGATCGTTGTGATCGTGCTGGTGACCACCTACTGCGGCAACCTGGTGGCCTTCCTCACGTTCCCCAAGTTCCAGCCGGGCGTGGACTACCTCCACCAGCTGGAGCGCCACAAGGCGATCTCGCAGTACGGCCTGCGGAACGGGACCTTCTTCGAGCGGTATGTGCAGACTAGCACACGGGAGGATTTCAAGCACTACATGTCGCTGGCCAGGATCTACGGCAGTGGCCAGGACGAGGACATCGAGGCGGTGAAGCGGGGCCAGCGCATCAACATCGACTGGCGGATCAACCTGCAGCTGATCGTGCAGCAGCACTTCGAGCGGGACAAGGAGTGCCGCTTCGCTTTGGGCAAGGAAAACTTCGTGGACGAGCAGATCGCCATGATTGTGCCGTCACGGAGTGCGTACCTGCACCTGGTGAACCGCCACATCAACAGCATGTTCCGCATGGGCTTCATCGAGCGCTGGCACCAAATGAACCTGCCCAGTGCGGACAAGTGCATCGGCAAGGGTGCCCAGCGGCAGGTGACCAACCACAAGGTCAACATGGACGACATGCAGGGATGTTTCCTTGTCCTGCTCCTGGGCTTCTCGGCGGCCTTGTTAATAGTCTGCTTCGAGTTTTGGTACCGCCGATTCAGGGCCAGTCGCAAACGCCGCGTGTTCACCAACTGA
- the LOC128266611 gene encoding FAU ubiquitin-like and ribosomal protein S30 has protein sequence MQLFVRGLETIEALEVCQDATIAVVKNQLAQMHGFNAEEFSLDCEGTTLANETPVTALSSFELDLNIPMLGGKVHGSLARAGKVKGQTPKVEKQEKKKKKTGRAKRRIQYNRRFVNFVQGFGRRRGPNANST, from the exons ATGCAGCTGTTCGTCCGTGGACTAGAGACCATTGAGGCCCTGGAGGTTTGCCAGGATGCCACCATCGCCGTCGTCAAG AACCAACTGGCCCAGATGCACGGATTCAACGCCGAGGAATTCAGCCTCGACTGCGAGGGCACCACTTTGGCCAACGAGACGCCCGTGACCGCTCTCAGCTCCTTCGAGCTGGACCTCAACATTCCCATGCTGGGTGGCAAGGTTCACGGCTCTTTGGCTCGTGCCGGCAAGGTCAAGGGACAGACGCCCAAGGTGGAGAAGcaggagaagaagaagaagaagaccGGACGCGCCAAGCGCAGGATCCAGTACAACCGCCGGTTCGTCAACTTTGTCCAGGGCTTCGGACGTCGTCGCGGTCCCAACGCCAACTCCACATAG
- the LOC128266604 gene encoding homeobox protein GHOX-7, translating to MSDFSIEYILNRAGDKYVGTNASLGVLQRFHPYAQPLYSSKEQQRRSPPAVAECQVPVYDWLQYTRYHPPKLPRALRQSAPAKRTPGRLPRIPFTPHQLQALEGAYKESNYLSAEDANKLAESLELTNTRVKIWFQNRRARERREKRDKDESCDSTFSSNASSPEPEMIVVA from the coding sequence ATGAGTGACTTCAGCATCGAGTATATACTGAACCGCGCCGGCGACAAATATGTGGGCACCAATGCCTCTTTGGGTGTCCTGCAGCGATTCCATCCGTACGCCCAACCATTGTATTCCTCCAAGGAGCAGCAGAGGAGATCCCCTCCAGCAGTCGCCGAGTGTCAGGTTCCCGTTTACGACTGGCTGCAGTACACCCGCTACCATCCGCCCAAGCTGCCCAGGGCCCTGCGGCAAAGTGCCCCCGCCAAAAGGACTCCCGGCCGCCTGCCCCGCATCCCATTCACTCCCCACCAGCTGCAGGCTCTGGAGGGGGCCTACAAGGAGTCCAACTACCTGAGCGCCGAGGACGCCAACAAGCTGGCCGAATCCCTGGAGCTGACCAACACGCGGGTCAAGATCTGGTTCCAGAACCGGAGGGCCCGCGAACGACGGGAGAAACGCGACAAGGACGAGAGCTGCGACTCCACCTTCTCCTCGAATGCCTCCAGTCCGGAACCGGAAATGATTGTTGTAGCTTAA
- the LOC128266586 gene encoding uncharacterized protein LOC128266586, whose product MSNIKYQPIPTEDELPREEKPPKWIVKICFLIVVLLIIAFYDLNAQEKQLGRTTEAYAGTSEISVDTSTTNIPWDTSSLLDVPYDTSAPSTKEVTEIALSAVTEGKTKISDFTHFQTEEITEITVEVSTWSNLSDVKEPESQYALETESGVKYFVNSPECQMSHPNPFASNILKIYRKHHYIVCDQSSDLIKVIFNKSDSTYRLHMQDDCKCCYKQILRAGVATMADHRYRLRPCVNLQQDSLVPTDVTAMITYCRRPPYDKVSQMDACSFVHPRRDTLNDSSPHKMPSVLLWGIDSISRMTLERAMPQMYKYLNTQHWFELQGYNKMGDNTFPNLMAVLTGFNKTFAYAQCRPDKVGGLDACPLIWKDFKAKGYTTAFAEDWSEYSTFDYSSRGFFKPPTDVYGRPLILAVEKELKQTRQSNLPYCLGRKPAAEYIYDLGVQFASVNRNSTFFGMFWTNTFSHNDFSMPSAMDSKMVNYMRTLDKSGVMDNTLIIFFSDHGSRFGPLRKLDSGFVEERLPFIYIRVPHWIREKYPKLLHNLQVNRNRLTSPYDIHATLRHLLELDTPPDQLPRPEGCPTCHSVLVEADWSRNCSQAGIEEHWCACDRFAKLSPTDPRARIMSTQLVEAVNGFVAGKKGAHRCRRLSLSSISSVQQRGSTNQYLIQLKAQPRNAILEATVQWDESAQRISIRVPSISRLDSYFGMSGCTSVKETKKFCIC is encoded by the exons ATGTCGAACATTAAATACCAACCTATTCCAACGGAGGACGAACTGCCCAGGGAAGAGAAGCCTCCAAAATGGATTGTAAAAATATGCTTTTTAATCGTCGTGCTCCTGATAATTGCGTTTTATGACCTGAATGCCCAGGAGAAGCAGCTAGGCAGAACTACTGAGGCTTATGCAGGTACTTCGGAGATCTCTGTGGACACCAGTACAACCAATATTCCTTGGGATACTTCGAGTCTATTGGATGTTCCATATGACACCAGTGCTCCTAGTACAAAGGAAGTGACGGAGATTGCTTTGAGTGCTGTAACAGAGGGTAAAACTAAGATCTCAGACTTTACCCATTTTCAAACGGAGGAGATTACAGAAATCACAGTGGAGGTCAGCACTTGGAGTAATCTATCGGATGTTAAAGAACCAGAATCTCAATATGCATTAGAAACTGAATCGGGCGTCAAATACTTTGTAAATAGCCCTGAGTGTCAAATGAGTCATCCGAATCCTTTTGCTAGCAACATCCTGAAGATCTACAGGAAGCATCACTATATAGTGTGTGATCAAAGTAGCGACTTGATCAAAGTGATCTTCAACAAATCGGACAGCACCTACAGGCTTCACATGCAAGATGACTGCAAATGCTGCTACAAGCAGATCCTTCGAGCAGGAGTTGCAACCATGGCTGACCATCGGTACAG GCTGCGTCCGTGCGTGAATCTTCAGCAGGACTCCTTAGTACCGACTGATGTTACTGCCATGATAACCTATTGCCGTCGGCCCCCTTACGACAAGGTGTCGCAAATGGATGCCTGCAGTTTTGTGCATCCTCGGAGAGATACCCTTAATGACTCAAGTCCGCACAAAATGCCAAGCGTTTTGCTTTGGGGCATCGATTCCATATCCCGCATGACCCTCGAAAGGGCCATGCCCCAGATGTACAAGTACCTGAACACACAGCACTGGTTCGAGCTTCAGGGGTATAATAAG ATGGGCGACAACACATTTCCAAACCTGATGGCTGTGCTGACAGGATTCAACAAAACCTTCGCCTACGCACAGTGCCGACCTGACAAGGTGGGTGGTCTGGACGCCTGTCCACTAATTTGGAAGGACTTCAAGGCCAAGGGCTACACAACGGCCTTCGCCGAGGACTGGAGCGAGTACTCCACTTTCGACTATTCGAGCAGGGGCTTCTTCAAGCCGCCGACGGACGTCTACGGCAGACCATTGATCCTGGCCGTCGAGAAGGAGCTGAAGCAAACTAGGCAGAGTAATCTGCCTTACTGCCTGGGACGCAAGCCGGCTGCGGAGTATATCTACGACCTGGGCGTCCAGTTCGCCAGCGTCAACCGGAACAGCACTTTCTTTGGCATGTTCTGGACCAACACCTTCAGCCACAACGACTTTTCCATGCCCTCCGCCATGGACTCCAAGATGGTGAACTACATGCGGACATTGGACAAAAGTGGAGTGATGGACAACACCCTCATAATCTTCTTCAGCGATCATGGTTCCAGATTTGGACCACTACGCAAGTTGGACAGCGGCTTCGTGGAAGAACGTCTGCCCTTCATCTACATCCGTGTGCCCCACTGGATCCGCGAGAAGTATCCAAAACTGTTGCACAACCTGCAGGTGAACAGAAATCGCCTCACATCGCCGTACGACATCCATGCCACCCTGAGGCACCTCTTGGAGCTGGACACTCCGCCGGATCAGCTGCCACGTCCCGAGGGCTGCCCCACCTGCCACAGCGTGCTCGTGGAGGCGGACTGGTCCCGCAATTGCTCCCAGGCCGGGATCGAGGAGCACTGGTGCGCCTGCGACCGCTTTGCCAAGCTGTCCCCAACGGACCCCAGGGCCCGGATCATGTCCACTCAGCTGGTGGAGGCCGTCAATGGGTTTGTGGCCGGCAAAAAGGGAGCGCACCGGTGCCGGCGGCTCAGTCTGAGCAGTATATCCTCGGTGCAGCAAAGGGGCAGCACAAATCAGTATCTGATCCAACTAAAGGCCCAGCCTAGAAACGCCATCTTGGAGGCCACGGTTCAGTGGGATGAGAGCGCCCAGCGGATCTCCATCCGGGTGCCCAGCATCAGTCGCTTGGACAGCTACTTCGGCATGTCGGGCTGCACATCGGTTAAGGAGACCAAAAAGTTTTGCATCTGCTGA